The window gtacttgaagctgtctctacttgggatgacctgtgattcaagcatCACATCCACACCCACTTCCCTCTGCTCagtgctgaacttacactccaagtattccgtCTTTGACCTGCTAAGCTTGAAACCTTTAAATTCAAGAtcttgtctccaaacctccagtctctcgttaacaccggttcgcgactcatcaatcagaactatgtcatcggcgaatagcatgcaccatggcacatccccttgaatgtgatgtgtcaacgcgtccatcaccagggcgaataggaacagactgagcgcagaaccttggtgtaaccccataacaaccggaaaatcctcagagtcgcctcctactgtcctaacccgagtctttgccccatcatacatgtccttaatcgctaaaatgtagggaaccgacacgccttttgccttcaagcttctccagagaacttctctaggaatcttgtcatacgctttttctaggtcaataaacaccatgtgcaggtCTTTCTTTCTATCTCTGTAGTGTTCAATCAACCTCCTCACAAGGTGTATAACTTCAGTGGTAGAACGACCCGACATGAAACCAAATTGGTTGTCGGAAACGGACATCGTCATCCTCAACCTTGCTTCGACCACCCTCTCCCATactttcatagtatgactcagtaatttgataccccaataactgttacaactctggatatcacctttgttcttatacaatgggaccaccgtactccacctccactcatccggcatcctctttGCCTTAAAAACAACATtcaacaacctagtcaaccactccaaacctgttttcctcacacacttccaaaattctacCGGAATTTCGTCAGGTCCGGTCGctttgcccctactcatcttactcatagctcccacgacctcctcaacatTGATGCGCCTGCAGTACCCAGAGTCGATGTGACTCTCGAAATGCTCCAATTCACCgagcacaatatcccgatcccctacTTCATTAAGAAGTTTTTGAAAGTAAGTctgtcatctcctcttaatccgggaatcttccatcaatactctaccatcgtcgtccttgatgcatctcactcgGTCTAAATCTCGAGCTTTCCTCTCTCTCAGCTTGGCCAGCctaaataacttcttctccccgcctttttCCCCTAGTTCCTAGTGCATACGACTATAAGCCGtagtcttagcctccgtgaccgccagcttcacttccttcctagctaccttatacctctccatgtGCGCTCGCCTCTCCCCCTCAGCTATGCTCCCCAGTAACGGTCAGTACGCCTCCTttttcgcttccactttaccttgtaccactttattccaccaccagtctcctttgtgcctaccagagacgcccgtcgagacccctaacacctctctcacagCCTCTCTTATACAATTTGTTGTCGTTGACCACATAGTGTTCGCATCACTactgctcctccaagctccctGTTCTTAAGATAATGAGAActaatattttcttcaattgcatGCCACATTTGTTATTTAAGTTTAAAGAAAGCTAATCCAGGAATGTTTGTTGGCATATCTGCTTCAACTATCGATCAAATAAAAGAACTTTTAAGATGGTAAAGCAATGGCGGCGAATTCTTTCATATCCAACACTTATTGTCTAGATAAATTGTGTATCATTGATGAATACTTCAATATCAAGACAATCCAACTCTAAAATTCCACGGCTAAACTTCTGGAAAGAATCATCAAGATACAAAAAGAAAACCTCCATTCTCCTCTTGGAATAGACCATCCTCAAGCAGCAGCTCCTACACAAGCAGTAACAGGAGCAGCACTATTTTGTTTCGCAGTGCTGTATTTCTTGGTGATGAATCTGGCACACCAGAACAGAATGTTATCCAAAGAATAATGGTAAAATATATGGTAGAAGCTGAATAAGATTCAGAGTGACATATTGATGTCATGAAAGCCTTCCCTGCAACACTAAAGGGTGGGAATTATTCCAATTAAGTGTGGGATGAATATAACACTGAATAAAGGTGAAACAAGCTCCGTGGTTGTAGGAGCTAAGCTACATGCCGTATTACCTGAAAAAATCTCTCCATAACAGCTCATACATTAGCCAGTTCAGCCCAGTGCCACTACCACCGTCTTTCTGGCTAGAGGCAGCTGAAATCGTTCTGCAGCACAAAGTACCAATAAAGCATTAACCAGTTATAATAGTCTCACGGGCATTAATTAGTATCAGGATAGAAACAAACTATTGATCAGACAATACCTTGAAGTGGACTTTTTCAATTCATCAAACATGGAACGAGGAGAGAGACATCCCATAGCGAGCCAAGGAGATATTTTGCAAGAAAAGTTTGCACCATATATGCTGTCAGTAGTGCCATCCTTGTTTTCCTTATTGGGTTGGGCTTGGCATTCGGCTGCAAATTTTCTAAGTCTCTGCAGAGCTTCATTCTCTCCTCCCAAAAGGGAAGCATTAGCAGGTGGTTTTCCATTCTAAATGAGGGGCAAATGCAAATGATTAAGTATACCAAGATAAAATAAAGTTTACATTTGCCATAGTTTGCTAAGTAACTGAAACAAATCAACTTTGTCTGAATCGTTTGTGATGTTAAACAACTTACAATTCCTAAGTTTAGCATGAGTTACAATTTCAAGTCAGTGAAATATGGAACAGTTTCTTAAGTGATTACGCACGGTGCATGTAGGTAATACTTAAAAGAAACCTCCAAACATTACTCCCTAAAGAAGGTTCTTTCCAGATTACAATTTTGAGCCAGCAAATAAAAGCTGTTTGGTGTGCTGTGTCCGAGTTGGTGACCACTTAATAAGTTCATCCATATATTGATCAACAATTTGTCAAAGCTATGAGCTTGATATTTCAGTGCACAGAACTAGTCCATACAAGGATAATACAAGTAGAGCAAGGGTCATTTAACTAACTGATGCTCAAATCCCAAACCTTAAACCTACTTAAACATGGGGTTAAATCTTATAATGTTCACAATACAAGAGATGCATTGGATTAAACCATCAAATATTTCTGACTTGAATCACTTCCACTCTGTTATAAAAAAGGACTCTTGATCGTCTCTATCACTTAAAATGAAGTAGCTAAGAAACAGAAAGCAATGGGAAACTAAAGAACAACAATTATACCTCAATCTCAAACTAGATGGATTCAagtattaaaaaataaaactagTTGACTTCAACTATCTGAATTCTTACCATCCGCTATATTACATCTGAACCCGTGTCATTCCAATACTCAAAAAGAATTTGTCTTTTAAGTCAAAATTTGTCCTTTAAGCAAATTAGGAGTTCTCAAACAACAGAAGTTTTCTACATTTTCTAGATACCAATGTAAAACTCGTTTCGTTCTATAACAACTAAAACTCGTTTCATTCCAATACTAAATTATCTATCTTAGGTGTTCTCTACATTTCTAATGATCAATGTGAAACTATAAAATAGTAATACCTGACCCATGGTGGCGCTCGGATTGAGGCCCAAGTCAACCAAAGAAGGAATCTCCCCAGTTTCCACATCACCTCTAGCTGGCAATCCCCTCAACTGATCCAATGCCTCAATTGTCTTCCTTACCTCCAACCCTTGCACTTTCTCTCTAAACCCTCCATAATTCGTCGGCATTTCCTCCAACTTAAAAGGCAAATCATCCACATGGTACAATGTACTACCCCAAAAATACTTAACCTCCACTCCCTCATCCTTCATTACACTCTCAATCTTATCTTCCCCTTTAACCTCATCATACGAAACTTCTCTATGAGCATACACTGCTTCAGCTCCGACAGCCTTAGCTATTTCAACCAACACAGTCTCTGGTTTTCCAATTCTAACAACAAGATCAGACCCTCTTGACTGTAAATTGTTCCTAAGGTCAGTGACGGATTCAATCAGGAAACTAGCGCGATATGGGCCGGTTTTATCAAACCCAGATGAGGATTTGCCGTAATCTCTCGGGTCAAAACAGTAAACGGGCAAAACAGACATGGACTCATTGTGGGCCGCGTTGAGGGACTCGTTGTCGTGGACACGCAGATCGTTACGGAACCAAACGATGGATGCTCGTCGAAGGCCTGCGGCATTAGAAGGCTCAGAGGGGCGAAGTGGGTTTAGAGTGAGAGAATCCTGAAGTGGGTTAGCAGAGAAAGTGGACTTGAAGTTGGATTTTGTAGGAGGAGGGAGAGAGGCTGAAGCAGAAAGAGAGAGATTTGAAAGAGATGAAATTTGGGTTGGGATTTTAACTTTGTTGGGTCTGAAAACGGTGGAGGAGATTTTGGGAGGAGTAAGGAAGTGGGTGGGGAGGAttgtagagagagaaagtgagATGGAGGCTATGGGTAGAGGTTGACATGGAACAAGTTGTTGGTCTTCTTGAGGTGTTTGGTTTTCTGGGTTGTCTGAAGATTGGTTCTTGGAATCCATTtaacagaagtagaagaagaagaagaagaagatggagaagaTGGGGAAGATGATGATAAGGGATGGGTTTATGCCCTCCAAAGAATTTGTTGGTGTGGTATTCTGTTAGTATATCAAAATGGTTTATTATGCATAAAGTCTTGTCTCGTTGTCTTTTGCTAGTGTTAGGTTTATGAGTTTTTATTTTAGAGGTTGGTGGAATAGTGAGTACAAAGCTCTTGTCTGCGTGCTTACATTTCCCTTACCTAATTTTGCGCCCAAGTTGGGGCCTGGAGGGGAGTTGGTAAAGGCCTTAGGGTGGGAATTAAGTAGGTGTTTCGTCATTAAAAATGTgagatttgaaaaatataaattttcaagTTAAGTTTAAAAGGgtagttaaaaattaaaattgtatttGGATAAACAATTTACCTGAAAAAACTGTTGCAAttttttgaaggaaaatattgTTTACTTAAAAAAGTGATAAAAACTACTTTCAAACTTGATACTGATCTTAAAAAAATTTCGAAACTCATCTTTAAAGATTCAGTTTACTGTATAACCAAACAATGTTTTGAAGAtgagtttcaaaaaaaaaaattatggatcAAACGGTCTAAATAGGTCAATAAGCTTGAATAAATAGGAAGAAATTAGCTAAtaatttttgtctttattaaaatttaaaccttGATCTTTCATGATTTTCACCAACTTCATTAACCACTCAATCACACCCTTGAGTGCGTGCTACTTCTAATCTTATGATTGAACAGGCCCTCCCCCATCTTCAATTTTTATCTTCCTTCTCTTTCCCTCTTATTTGATCTATACGGTCAAATACATAGTAACTTTCTCTTGTTTTCAGAGATTCAAAATAATgcaacgggggggggggggggggacgtaATTCACCACGAAAAGACAGTAGAGGAGCACGGCAAAGGGTAGCACTACCGCCCAAGTCTTACTTGTAAGAAAATGATCAGCCAGCTAACAGCATGACCTCATTTTGaaacatgaaactcaagaacttgaCCTTCATTCGACTTATCCAAGTTTGAAAAGCTTTGTACTGCATTATCAAGAATAAGAACACTGAATTCATCACATAAGCCATCACACTATATTCGGTGTCTTTTAGAAGAAGAAATTATCACTGCAGAAGAGATGCGGGTGGCCGAGGTCTGACAATATTGAGCACCCCTTTTGCTTTTGCCTGTTGATAAATTTTTAAAGTAATATAAATTAAATAAGCAAATTAAATATGAAGTTTCCACGTAACCCCAGAAGGGATTTACCTCAAAGAAGGAATTGAAATTGAGTCGCAAAAGAAATTGCCTAAGGAATGGGGCTCTCTGGCTCCCAGCAAGCCTGCTACTACGTAGTATTGTGTATAGGGAGTTTGATTTCTTGTTGAACTCCTGAGAAATCATAAGAAATAAGAACTATTGCAGCAGGAACCAATCCATAcaacaaatataataaataattcaaaatagcgATCATCGACCATAGAGGGAAAAAAAGGATCAAATTCAAATACTTAAGTAAAATAAGATTTCATCATTCGAAAGTAATAAGTTCTTCAACGAACAAAAGCCACAGAAAATCTAGTGCGGGAAACTAAATTATCTGTCATGGCATAGTTTATATCATAGTAATATTGATGATAACAAAATAAGGTGCCACCACATCTTTGTCAGCACTCATTAGTCAGATAAGTTGAGGTTAATCAAGTGTTAGAAGGTGGAGAATGACAAGCGAGCAAAACATCAATGAAAAGACGCCTTGGCTTTTATTTAAGAGTAGTGTTACATGAAGAACGTCAGAGGTGGTGAGCAAAGGACAGTATTTTGACCCAAT is drawn from Nicotiana tabacum cultivar K326 chromosome 22, ASM71507v2, whole genome shotgun sequence and contains these coding sequences:
- the LOC107760080 gene encoding blue-light photoreceptor PHR2; this encodes MDSKNQSSDNPENQTPQEDQQLVPCQPLPIASISLSLSTILPTHFLTPPKISSTVFRPNKVKIPTQISSLSNLSLSASASLPPPTKSNFKSTFSANPLQDSLTLNPLRPSEPSNAAGLRRASIVWFRNDLRVHDNESLNAAHNESMSVLPVYCFDPRDYGKSSSGFDKTGPYRASFLIESVTDLRNNLQSRGSDLVVRIGKPETVLVEIAKAVGAEAVYAHREVSYDEVKGEDKIESVMKDEGVEVKYFWGSTLYHVDDLPFKLEEMPTNYGGFREKVQGLEVRKTIEALDQLRGLPARGDVETGEIPSLVDLGLNPSATMGQNGKPPANASLLGGENEALQRLRKFAAECQAQPNKENKDGTTDSIYGANFSCKISPWLAMGCLSPRSMFDELKKSTSRTISAASSQKDGGSGTGLNWLMYELLWRDFFRFITKKYSTAKQNSAAPVTACVGAAA